From one Tiliqua scincoides isolate rTilSci1 chromosome 14, rTilSci1.hap2, whole genome shotgun sequence genomic stretch:
- the LOC136634512 gene encoding serotransferrin-2-like isoform X2: MMGLPPSSKRRLSQSASRPPGASPLVPACQAEGTGTELRRGAALCTWLWQGKKFRWCTLSDLEQRKCAELAKTLATVLPLATSSSFTRVSCIRAHNTHDCIDKIRVNKADAASLDAGDVYSAVKIYGLTVAAKELYVEGNCVYAVAVASQGTLNIHSLKGTRSCHNGARWTSGWSIPLGFLLATNELMWNEDQPLSHAVSGFFNASCVPGSGVASHQLCALCHGQQSYIREKNHFCETSGNEPFYDSEGAFRCLKSGVADVAFLDHLTIMNATESEQENFELLCPDGSTAHLGAYTICNLGHGPGRAIVTRPNFQKITKKFLTLLQNLFGKKGKERARFELFGSALFRGKNLLFRDATQYLQLVEEEAEISHVLGLDYVALLQGLGHEGSSLSNSLVRWCCISDAELQKCEEWALSINSDPLVCVLADSMINCIRRIKNNEADAVTLDATHAYFAKKCALVPVAAECYEQDCSSARREREEAAHLAGITVYVSIMSHEVHKSHPATFSACLPFPAWQGQLCEHGGLFSSPGSSCGCPVPQCLLSCRPASGLCSGPSKEDCQAHQHP, translated from the exons GGAAGAAGTTCCGGTGGTGCACCCTCTCCGATCTGGAGCAGCGGAAGTGCGCAGAGCTGGCCAAAACACTTGCAACTGTATTGCCCCTAGccacaagcagctccttcaccaGGGTTTCCTGCATCAGGGCTCACAACACTCACGACTGCATTGACAAGATTAGG GTGAACAAAGCAGACGCAGCCTCATTGGATGCTGGAGACGTCTATTCAGCCGTGAAGATTTATGGTCTGACAGTAGCAGCAAAGGAGCTATATGTGGAAG GTAACTGTGTGTATGCCGTAGCTGTTGCCAGCCAAGGAACTCTGAATATCCATAGCCTAAAAGGGACCCGCAGTTGCCACAATGGAGCCAGGTGGACCTCGGGTTGGAGCATCCCTTTGGGCTTCCTTCTGGCTACGAATGAACTGATGTGGAATGAAGACCAGCCCCTAAGCCATG CAGTCAGTGGTTTTTTCAATGCCAGCTGTGTCCCTGGCAGCGGAGTGGCCTCCCACCAACTTTGTGCTCTTTGCCACGGGCAACAGTCCTACATCCGGGAGAAGAACCACTTCTGCGAGACCAGCGGTAACGAGCCATTCTACGACTCCGAGGGGGCCTTCAG ATGCCTGAAGAGTGGGGTGGCAGATGTGGCTTTCTTGGATCACTTGACCATAATGAATGCTACAG agtCAGAACAAGAGAACTTTGAACTACTGTGTCCTGACGGGTCCACAGCTCATTTGGGCGCCTACACCATCTGCAACCTGGGCCATGGACCAGGACGGGCCATTGTGACTCGCCCCAACTTCCAGAAGATCACCAAGAAATTTCTTACTCTCCTGCAG AACCTCTTTGGAAAGAAGGGAAAGGAACGGGCCAGGTTTGAGCTCTTTGGATCTGCGCTGTTCAGGGGGAAGAACCTGCTCTTTCGCGATGCAACACAGTACCTACAGCTGGTTGAAGAGGAGGCTGAGATCAGCCATGTCCTCGGCCTGGATTATGTTGCTCTCCTGCAGGGCTTGGGCCACGAAG GGAGCTCCCTCTCCAACAGCCTGGTGCGCTGGTGTTGCATCAGCGATGCAGAACTCCAGAAGTGTGAGGAGTGGGCCCTGAGCATCAATTCTGACCCTCTGGTCTGTGTCCTGGCAGACTCCATGATAAACTGCATCAGGCGGATCAAG AATAACGAGGCAGACGCGGTGACACTGGACGCCACACATGCCTACTTTGCAAAGAAGTGCGCGCTTGTTCCCGTGGCTGCTGAATGTTACG AGCAGGACTGCTCTTCAGCAAGGAGAGAACGAGAGGAGGCTGCCCACCTTGCAG GTATCACTGtatatgtctccatcatgtctcATGAGGTGCATAAGAGCCACCCTGCCACTTTCAGTGCCTGCCTCCCCTTTCCCGCCTGGCAGGGCCAGCTCTGTGAACATGGGGGCCTTTTCTCCAGTCCCGGTTCCTCTTGTGGATGTCCTGTTCCCCAGTGTCTGTTGTCATGCAGGCCTGCCTCCGGTCTATGCAGTGGCCCTAGCAAAGAAGACTGCCAGGCACATCAGCATCCATAA
- the LOC136634512 gene encoding serotransferrin-like isoform X1, whose protein sequence is MMGLPPSSKRRLSQSASRPPGASPLVPACQAEGTGTELRRGAALCTWLWQGKKFRWCTLSDLEQRKCAELAKTLATVLPLATSSSFTRVSCIRAHNTHDCIDKIRVNKADAASLDAGDVYSAVKIYGLTVAAKELYVEGNCVYAVAVASQGTLNIHSLKGTRSCHNGARWTSGWSIPLGFLLATNELMWNEDQPLSHAVSGFFNASCVPGSGVASHQLCALCHGQQSYIREKNHFCETSGNEPFYDSEGAFRCLKSGVADVAFLDHLTIMNATESEQENFELLCPDGSTAHLGAYTICNLGHGPGRAIVTRPNFQKITKKFLTLLQNLFGKKGKERARFELFGSALFRGKNLLFRDATQYLQLVEEEAEISHVLGLDYVALLQGLGHEGSSLSNSLVRWCCISDAELQKCEEWALSINSDPLVCVLADSMINCIRRIKNNEADAVTLDATHAYFAKKCALVPVAAECYEQDCSSARREREEAAHLAGLPPVYAVALAKKTARHISIHNLRGRRSCHGYAYSLAGWLLLSRHTVGALENGTLSCNLSSGKEPSRNRDIWMEGGRRWVGCRVEV, encoded by the exons GGAAGAAGTTCCGGTGGTGCACCCTCTCCGATCTGGAGCAGCGGAAGTGCGCAGAGCTGGCCAAAACACTTGCAACTGTATTGCCCCTAGccacaagcagctccttcaccaGGGTTTCCTGCATCAGGGCTCACAACACTCACGACTGCATTGACAAGATTAGG GTGAACAAAGCAGACGCAGCCTCATTGGATGCTGGAGACGTCTATTCAGCCGTGAAGATTTATGGTCTGACAGTAGCAGCAAAGGAGCTATATGTGGAAG GTAACTGTGTGTATGCCGTAGCTGTTGCCAGCCAAGGAACTCTGAATATCCATAGCCTAAAAGGGACCCGCAGTTGCCACAATGGAGCCAGGTGGACCTCGGGTTGGAGCATCCCTTTGGGCTTCCTTCTGGCTACGAATGAACTGATGTGGAATGAAGACCAGCCCCTAAGCCATG CAGTCAGTGGTTTTTTCAATGCCAGCTGTGTCCCTGGCAGCGGAGTGGCCTCCCACCAACTTTGTGCTCTTTGCCACGGGCAACAGTCCTACATCCGGGAGAAGAACCACTTCTGCGAGACCAGCGGTAACGAGCCATTCTACGACTCCGAGGGGGCCTTCAG ATGCCTGAAGAGTGGGGTGGCAGATGTGGCTTTCTTGGATCACTTGACCATAATGAATGCTACAG agtCAGAACAAGAGAACTTTGAACTACTGTGTCCTGACGGGTCCACAGCTCATTTGGGCGCCTACACCATCTGCAACCTGGGCCATGGACCAGGACGGGCCATTGTGACTCGCCCCAACTTCCAGAAGATCACCAAGAAATTTCTTACTCTCCTGCAG AACCTCTTTGGAAAGAAGGGAAAGGAACGGGCCAGGTTTGAGCTCTTTGGATCTGCGCTGTTCAGGGGGAAGAACCTGCTCTTTCGCGATGCAACACAGTACCTACAGCTGGTTGAAGAGGAGGCTGAGATCAGCCATGTCCTCGGCCTGGATTATGTTGCTCTCCTGCAGGGCTTGGGCCACGAAG GGAGCTCCCTCTCCAACAGCCTGGTGCGCTGGTGTTGCATCAGCGATGCAGAACTCCAGAAGTGTGAGGAGTGGGCCCTGAGCATCAATTCTGACCCTCTGGTCTGTGTCCTGGCAGACTCCATGATAAACTGCATCAGGCGGATCAAG AATAACGAGGCAGACGCGGTGACACTGGACGCCACACATGCCTACTTTGCAAAGAAGTGCGCGCTTGTTCCCGTGGCTGCTGAATGTTACG AGCAGGACTGCTCTTCAGCAAGGAGAGAACGAGAGGAGGCTGCCCACCTTGCAG GCCTGCCTCCGGTCTATGCAGTGGCCCTAGCAAAGAAGACTGCCAGGCACATCAGCATCCATAACCTGCGGGGAAGGCGCTCCTGCCATGGTTATGCTTACAGCCTGGCGGGGTGGCTGCTTCTTTCTCGGCACACAGTGGGGGCTCTAGAGAATGGCACCCTCAGCTGCAACCTCAGCTCTGGTAAGGAGCCCAGCAGAAACCGAGACAtttggatggagggagggagaaggtgggtgGGCTGTAGGGTGGAGGTCTAG
- the LOC136634512 gene encoding serotransferrin-like isoform X3: MKALRATLLVLSAITLLPAGKKFRWCTLSDLEQRKCAELAKTLATVLPLATSSSFTRVSCIRAHNTHDCIDKIRVNKADAASLDAGDVYSAVKIYGLTVAAKELYVEGNCVYAVAVASQGTLNIHSLKGTRSCHNGARWTSGWSIPLGFLLATNELMWNEDQPLSHAVSGFFNASCVPGSGVASHQLCALCHGQQSYIREKNHFCETSGNEPFYDSEGAFRCLKSGVADVAFLDHLTIMNATESEQENFELLCPDGSTAHLGAYTICNLGHGPGRAIVTRPNFQKITKKFLTLLQNLFGKKGKERARFELFGSALFRGKNLLFRDATQYLQLVEEEAEISHVLGLDYVALLQGLGHEGSSLSNSLVRWCCISDAELQKCEEWALSINSDPLVCVLADSMINCIRRIKNNEADAVTLDATHAYFAKKCALVPVAAECYEQDCSSARREREEAAHLAGLPPVYAVALAKKTARHISIHNLRGRRSCHGYAYSLAGWLLLSRHTVGALENGTLSCNLSSGKEPSRNRDIWMEGGRRWVGCRVEV, from the exons GGAAGAAGTTCCGGTGGTGCACCCTCTCCGATCTGGAGCAGCGGAAGTGCGCAGAGCTGGCCAAAACACTTGCAACTGTATTGCCCCTAGccacaagcagctccttcaccaGGGTTTCCTGCATCAGGGCTCACAACACTCACGACTGCATTGACAAGATTAGG GTGAACAAAGCAGACGCAGCCTCATTGGATGCTGGAGACGTCTATTCAGCCGTGAAGATTTATGGTCTGACAGTAGCAGCAAAGGAGCTATATGTGGAAG GTAACTGTGTGTATGCCGTAGCTGTTGCCAGCCAAGGAACTCTGAATATCCATAGCCTAAAAGGGACCCGCAGTTGCCACAATGGAGCCAGGTGGACCTCGGGTTGGAGCATCCCTTTGGGCTTCCTTCTGGCTACGAATGAACTGATGTGGAATGAAGACCAGCCCCTAAGCCATG CAGTCAGTGGTTTTTTCAATGCCAGCTGTGTCCCTGGCAGCGGAGTGGCCTCCCACCAACTTTGTGCTCTTTGCCACGGGCAACAGTCCTACATCCGGGAGAAGAACCACTTCTGCGAGACCAGCGGTAACGAGCCATTCTACGACTCCGAGGGGGCCTTCAG ATGCCTGAAGAGTGGGGTGGCAGATGTGGCTTTCTTGGATCACTTGACCATAATGAATGCTACAG agtCAGAACAAGAGAACTTTGAACTACTGTGTCCTGACGGGTCCACAGCTCATTTGGGCGCCTACACCATCTGCAACCTGGGCCATGGACCAGGACGGGCCATTGTGACTCGCCCCAACTTCCAGAAGATCACCAAGAAATTTCTTACTCTCCTGCAG AACCTCTTTGGAAAGAAGGGAAAGGAACGGGCCAGGTTTGAGCTCTTTGGATCTGCGCTGTTCAGGGGGAAGAACCTGCTCTTTCGCGATGCAACACAGTACCTACAGCTGGTTGAAGAGGAGGCTGAGATCAGCCATGTCCTCGGCCTGGATTATGTTGCTCTCCTGCAGGGCTTGGGCCACGAAG GGAGCTCCCTCTCCAACAGCCTGGTGCGCTGGTGTTGCATCAGCGATGCAGAACTCCAGAAGTGTGAGGAGTGGGCCCTGAGCATCAATTCTGACCCTCTGGTCTGTGTCCTGGCAGACTCCATGATAAACTGCATCAGGCGGATCAAG AATAACGAGGCAGACGCGGTGACACTGGACGCCACACATGCCTACTTTGCAAAGAAGTGCGCGCTTGTTCCCGTGGCTGCTGAATGTTACG AGCAGGACTGCTCTTCAGCAAGGAGAGAACGAGAGGAGGCTGCCCACCTTGCAG GCCTGCCTCCGGTCTATGCAGTGGCCCTAGCAAAGAAGACTGCCAGGCACATCAGCATCCATAACCTGCGGGGAAGGCGCTCCTGCCATGGTTATGCTTACAGCCTGGCGGGGTGGCTGCTTCTTTCTCGGCACACAGTGGGGGCTCTAGAGAATGGCACCCTCAGCTGCAACCTCAGCTCTGGTAAGGAGCCCAGCAGAAACCGAGACAtttggatggagggagggagaaggtgggtgGGCTGTAGGGTGGAGGTCTAG
- the LOC136634422 gene encoding ovotransferrin-like — protein MSQGICCCHRPLPTTEQDCSSARREREEAAHLAGLPPVYAVALAKKTARHISIHNLRGRRSCHGYAYSLAGWLLLSRHTVGALENGTLSCNLSSAYQDYFWKGCMPGAEGNLCKVCIGQQEMERGKDSSRCAANHDERYYGNMGALRCLLGDPSGRSFGDVAFLEHHNLLQNIDYLERSGWATGGAPNDLELLCPDGSRAAVADWKTCTLGPVPPNIVVTRPAAAAKVYKFLMKSQEASRSSPFQLFQSQKYGDRDLLFKDSTQHLLPTSHLGYEAILGISFWQLAESIFNCTPVGILDFCKQDPCAYSAPH, from the exons ATGTCCCAAGGCATCTGTTG ctgcCACCGCCCACTGCCTACCACTG AGCAGGACTGCTCTTCAGCAAGGAGAGAACGAGAGGAGGCTGCCCACCTTGCAG GCCTGCCTCCGGTCTATGCAGTGGCCCTAGCAAAGAAGACTGCCAGGCACATCAGCATCCATAACCTGCGGGGAAGGCGCTCCTGCCATGGTTATGCTTACAGCCTGGCGGGGTGGCTGCTTCTTTCTCGGCACACAGTGGGGGCTCTAGAGAATGGCACCCTCAGCTGCAACCTCAGCTCTG CTTACCAGGATTACTTTTGGAAGGGCTGCATGCCAGGAGCTGAGGGGAACCTTTGCAAAGTCTGCATTGGACAACAGGAGATGGAGAGAGGCAAGGATTCGTCCAGGTGCGCCGCCAATCATGATGAACGCTATTATGGCAACATGGGTGCTCTCAG ATGTCTCCTGGGTGACCCCAGTGGAAGAAGCTTTGGTGACGTGGCCTTCTTGGAACATCACAATCTGCTCCAGAATATTGATT ACCTGGAGCGCTCCGGTTGGGCGACAGGAGGTGCTCCGAACGACCTTGAGCTCCTGTGCCCAGATGGAAGccgtgcagcagtggcagactggAAAACCTGCACCCTGGGCCCTGTGCCACCCAACATCGTCGTGACACGGCCGGCAGCTGCTGCAAAGGTCTACAAGTTCCTGATGAAGTCACAG GAAGCAAGCCGGAGCTCACCCTTTCAGCTCTTCCAGTCCCAGAAGTATGGAGACAGGGACCTGCTCTTCAAAGACAGCACtcagcacctcctccccactAGCCACCTGGGCTACGAGGCGATTCTCGGCATATCGTTCTGGCAGCTTGCAGAGTCCATCTTCAACTGCACGCCAGTAG GCATCCTGGACTTCTGCAAGCAGGATCCTTGTGCCTACTCAGCACCGCACTGA